From one Flavobacterium kingsejongi genomic stretch:
- a CDS encoding polysaccharide lyase 6 family protein — protein MSVKYSPIFIMVLLLLSGIKAIAAEIRVANGKELEAAIAAAKPGDRIIMRDGIWKDTTIRFNAIGTEKDSIVLEAQTAGKVILSGNSSLKVSGTYLVTRGLWFKDGYSKYVITFSDKEKNALHSRVTNCAITDYNPSLKTETNHWIELWGKNNRVDHCTVSGKTNEGCTLVVWLKGVENHENYHRIDHNYFGERPPLGSNGGETIRIGTSHNSMFRSNTIVEWNTFEKCSGEVEIISNKSCNNTYRNNLFLESQGSMVFRHGNDCLVENNIFMGNNRPYTGGVRIINEGHTVRNNYFMGLTGQDFRGSLVLMNGVPNSPLNRYNQVKNATVTKNVFYNCSAFQLGAGSDEERTLPPITSVLSDNIIYTTTAVAPMAVYTDIKGIDFKNNILDSPYSKSINGFTAKKLKWKNQNGIFVPQGHDGIDFSVFQAVLKTVTGTNWKVKDKSTYGTKEVVIPVVPGVGTLEKALKKAKGPTRLVLAAGQYVIQEPLVILGTVTISGSTAKSQPIVHYEAKVKNDGPMIRMETGARLQLEAVTIEGKQNPALRYVISSPVENTPGSYSIFMNKVQVSGFRNTGSAIFKAEKGTFADTLQITNSRFTDNNIGLELAAEKEDKGTYNAENVILKNTVFANFNRSVLDYYRGGNDESTIGGNLVVDHCVFTKIGTQKEDQVIASTGIVNVRIANSVFTENKNIPLQLKGKNNTLTHSVFFNSGTVKTSTNAVVSELQFDKPQYDDTANFTLSPTSPLKNAGSDGKNIGIIDPKNE, from the coding sequence ATGAGTGTGAAATATTCCCCAATATTCATCATGGTCCTGCTGCTGCTATCCGGTATAAAAGCCATAGCAGCAGAAATCAGGGTAGCCAATGGTAAGGAACTGGAAGCTGCGATTGCTGCTGCCAAACCAGGCGACCGGATTATTATGCGGGATGGCATCTGGAAAGACACCACGATTCGCTTTAATGCAATCGGAACCGAGAAGGATTCGATAGTGTTGGAAGCACAGACAGCAGGAAAAGTGATCCTTAGCGGTAATTCTTCCCTCAAAGTTTCGGGAACTTATCTTGTGACCCGGGGACTATGGTTCAAAGATGGGTATAGCAAATATGTAATTACTTTTTCAGATAAAGAAAAAAATGCCCTTCATTCCAGGGTGACCAATTGTGCCATCACGGATTACAATCCATCACTAAAAACAGAAACCAATCATTGGATTGAATTATGGGGTAAAAATAACCGGGTAGATCACTGTACTGTTTCAGGCAAAACAAATGAAGGCTGTACCTTAGTTGTTTGGCTCAAAGGAGTCGAAAACCACGAAAATTACCATCGAATCGACCATAATTATTTTGGAGAAAGGCCACCGCTGGGATCCAATGGGGGCGAAACCATCCGTATTGGGACAAGCCATAACTCAATGTTTCGGTCGAATACAATAGTGGAATGGAATACATTTGAAAAGTGTAGTGGTGAGGTTGAAATCATTTCCAATAAATCCTGCAATAATACCTATCGGAATAATTTGTTTTTGGAATCGCAAGGCTCGATGGTGTTCCGGCATGGGAATGACTGCCTGGTAGAGAACAATATTTTTATGGGGAACAACAGGCCCTATACTGGTGGTGTGCGTATCATTAACGAAGGGCACACAGTACGGAATAATTATTTTATGGGACTTACCGGCCAGGATTTCAGAGGCTCGCTGGTACTGATGAATGGTGTACCGAATAGCCCGTTGAACCGTTACAATCAGGTAAAGAATGCTACTGTAACCAAAAATGTATTTTATAACTGCAGTGCTTTCCAGTTGGGAGCCGGAAGTGATGAAGAACGGACACTCCCTCCTATTACTTCGGTACTAAGTGATAACATCATTTATACAACTACAGCAGTGGCACCGATGGCCGTGTATACCGATATTAAGGGAATAGATTTTAAAAATAACATTCTCGATAGCCCTTATAGTAAATCGATAAATGGATTCACAGCCAAAAAACTGAAATGGAAAAACCAAAACGGAATTTTTGTCCCACAAGGTCATGATGGAATTGATTTTAGTGTTTTCCAGGCTGTATTGAAAACGGTGACAGGGACCAATTGGAAGGTAAAAGATAAAAGTACATATGGAACTAAAGAAGTGGTGATCCCAGTAGTTCCAGGAGTAGGAACGCTTGAAAAGGCACTGAAAAAAGCGAAAGGCCCTACACGATTGGTATTGGCTGCCGGGCAATATGTTATACAGGAACCCTTGGTTATCCTTGGTACTGTTACAATTTCCGGTAGTACGGCAAAGTCACAGCCAATAGTCCATTATGAGGCTAAAGTCAAAAACGATGGGCCGATGATCCGTATGGAAACAGGAGCAAGGTTACAATTGGAAGCAGTTACTATAGAAGGAAAACAAAATCCGGCATTGCGTTATGTGATCAGTTCTCCTGTTGAAAATACACCGGGATCTTATAGTATTTTTATGAATAAGGTACAGGTTAGCGGATTCAGGAATACGGGAAGTGCTATTTTCAAGGCAGAAAAAGGCACATTTGCCGATACGCTTCAAATCACCAATTCAAGGTTTACAGATAATAATATAGGATTGGAACTTGCTGCTGAAAAAGAAGACAAAGGTACTTATAATGCGGAGAACGTTATTCTTAAAAATACAGTATTTGCCAATTTCAACCGTTCCGTTCTCGATTATTATCGGGGTGGGAATGATGAATCTACTATAGGAGGCAATCTTGTAGTTGATCATTGTGTTTTTACCAAAATTGGTACCCAAAAAGAAGACCAGGTTATAGCGAGTACCGGGATTGTAAATGTCAGGATCGCTAATAGTGTTTTTACAGAAAATAAAAACATACCACTACAGCTTAAAGGCAAAAACAATACGCTGACCCATTCCGTTTTTTTTAATTCCGGAACAGTAAAAACAAGTACAAATGCGGTAGTATCAGAATTACAATTCGACAAACCGCAATACGATGATACAGCAAATTTCACCCTTAGTCCAACATCACCGCTAAAGAATGCGGGTAGTGATGGAAAAAATATTGGAATCATAGATCCTAAAAACGAATAA
- a CDS encoding IPT/TIG domain-containing protein codes for MKKMIHKRIIRICCLLLTVAVLSCDAETEVDQTFEEILGAQPAIVSFSPTSAPIQSLVTITGSNLNFVTKAYIGTIEAEIYSRENSKILIIKVPANAVNGIIRLTTDSDKEASAASNLTITYPVPEITTAIPGGSVVNENITLEGNNLQVITKITFGTVDGVMEFQDDRTIIVRTPNTAPSPMPLTYSYNTVAGEVTVSLSDSFVIDIPSPEVSGFPKSVIKDTPVVISGTDMNLVTGVLFGTTVITDFTVTPTTITFTAPAALPTGFYPITLVYGESTVVSDPVAYINRNVQTYFNFEAQGMEVITVGQAAQISANQLNGTVLQAPFPSSTNYHHLRMLSPTDNGSSIAFMRFSFATNVTWKTIFDPGAFNNNPVLHFWLNTNNTTPTLRLYMTSAASKKLVHYNTNGEWKLVAVRLRDLFPDVTASDFVSGNYMRMNYLTDNQANMPLEVNADWFIITDEVLTGVGAIDLTNSFN; via the coding sequence ATGAAAAAAATGATACATAAAAGAATAATCCGCATCTGTTGCCTGTTGCTTACAGTGGCTGTTTTATCCTGTGATGCGGAGACAGAGGTAGATCAGACTTTCGAGGAAATTTTAGGTGCACAACCCGCTATAGTAAGTTTTTCACCGACTTCGGCTCCCATTCAAAGTTTGGTCACCATAACCGGCAGCAATCTTAATTTTGTAACGAAAGCCTATATTGGGACTATCGAAGCAGAGATTTATTCCCGCGAGAATTCCAAAATATTAATTATAAAAGTTCCTGCAAATGCCGTGAATGGTATCATCCGACTGACCACAGATTCGGACAAGGAAGCTTCGGCAGCGAGTAACCTTACCATTACCTATCCGGTTCCGGAAATCACTACAGCCATCCCGGGCGGTAGTGTGGTAAATGAAAATATTACACTTGAAGGGAATAACCTCCAGGTGATTACCAAAATCACTTTTGGGACAGTGGATGGTGTGATGGAATTCCAGGACGATCGTACTATTATTGTACGTACCCCGAATACCGCGCCAAGCCCAATGCCGTTGACATACAGTTACAATACGGTAGCAGGAGAGGTAACCGTGAGTTTATCCGATAGCTTTGTGATTGATATACCAAGTCCGGAAGTTAGTGGTTTTCCAAAAAGTGTGATCAAGGATACTCCGGTAGTCATCAGTGGAACCGATATGAACCTCGTAACGGGTGTCCTGTTTGGCACTACTGTAATCACAGATTTTACAGTAACGCCTACCACTATCACTTTTACAGCTCCGGCTGCATTGCCTACAGGTTTTTATCCGATTACTCTGGTGTATGGTGAATCGACTGTGGTAAGTGATCCGGTAGCGTATATCAACCGCAATGTGCAGACCTATTTTAATTTTGAAGCACAGGGAATGGAAGTCATTACCGTAGGCCAGGCCGCCCAAATTTCAGCCAACCAGCTGAACGGAACTGTACTACAGGCACCTTTTCCAAGCAGTACCAATTACCACCACCTGAGAATGCTATCACCGACAGATAACGGAAGTAGTATCGCCTTTATGCGCTTTTCATTTGCAACCAATGTAACCTGGAAAACAATTTTTGATCCGGGTGCCTTTAACAATAATCCGGTACTGCACTTTTGGCTGAATACCAATAATACCACACCAACATTACGCTTGTATATGACGTCTGCAGCCAGCAAAAAACTGGTGCACTATAATACAAATGGCGAATGGAAATTAGTAGCCGTGCGATTGAGGGATTTGTTTCCGGATGTAACAGCCTCCGATTTTGTAAGTGGAAACTATATGAGAATGAATTACCTGACGGATAATCAGGCGAACATGCCATTAGAAGTCAACGCCGACTGGTTTATCATTACAGATGAGGTACTGACAGGTGTTGGTGCGATAGACCTTACGAACAGTTTTAACTAA
- a CDS encoding alginate lyase family protein: MNLKTIKAIGLTALFVVLSEGVFAQSGPVLLLSKKEAAAINSHLKDYKLMGKSFGKIKRTADKALEKKIEVPIPSDNGGGYTHEKHKQNYRELYNAGLAYQVTGERKYADFVEKMLLEYAKVYPGLPLHPMRKQEQNSGKLFWQGLNDCVWLVHGIQAYDLVRENISAGNRTIIERDVFRSMAAFLSESDSGKDTFNKIHNHGTWAVAGEGMTGYVLGDKDMVDRALYGSAKDKKTGFLKQIEQLFSPDGYYSEGPYYQRYALQPFMVFAEAINRNQPELKIFDYRGQVLKKAVNTVLQLTDSKGYFFPINDALKEKNFMTEELVFATNIAYENYNDPAILPVISQQNEVTVSGAGLKAAEAIQQAGKLDYIKNPMVIADGPEGKSGGLSLFRMPTKNKDEQLTAVFKYASQGMGHGHFDRLGILLYNNDKEILQDYGAARFLNVESKSGGRYLDENKTWAQQSVAHNTVIVDEESHYKGDWKAAEKQNPELQFSDISNPETLQITSAVERNAYPGVLMQRTVAMIGAETPFILDIFTLRSDKAHQYDLNFMYSGHIMETAFKYDPAVATLTPMGKTNGYEHLWKLAEGRANVGVSKFTWLNDSRFYTISTMTDANTKLFMTRLGAADPNFNLRNESGYMVRVGDRKDYTFVSVIEPHGSFDPKLESVQDPHSKVANISLLQQDASYTAVRVTFTNKETYTLLFANAATAPNTTHKLSIEGKKYEWKGNYTVIKK, encoded by the coding sequence ATGAATTTAAAAACCATAAAAGCAATCGGTCTTACAGCACTTTTTGTAGTGTTATCGGAAGGTGTTTTCGCACAATCGGGACCGGTATTGCTTTTATCCAAAAAAGAAGCCGCAGCCATCAATAGCCATCTTAAGGATTATAAACTGATGGGGAAATCGTTTGGTAAAATCAAACGTACGGCTGACAAAGCACTGGAAAAAAAGATAGAAGTGCCTATCCCTTCCGATAACGGTGGAGGCTATACGCACGAAAAGCACAAGCAAAATTATCGGGAGCTGTATAATGCCGGCCTCGCCTATCAGGTAACGGGAGAACGCAAGTATGCCGATTTTGTAGAGAAAATGTTGTTGGAATATGCCAAAGTATATCCCGGGTTGCCTTTGCATCCGATGCGGAAACAGGAACAGAATTCCGGAAAACTTTTCTGGCAGGGACTAAATGACTGTGTATGGTTAGTGCATGGAATCCAGGCTTACGATCTGGTACGTGAAAACATTAGTGCAGGCAACCGAACCATTATTGAACGGGATGTATTTCGCAGTATGGCGGCTTTTTTAAGCGAAAGCGACAGTGGAAAAGACACCTTTAATAAAATCCACAATCATGGGACATGGGCAGTTGCCGGAGAGGGAATGACCGGATATGTATTGGGAGACAAAGACATGGTCGACCGTGCTTTATATGGTTCTGCCAAGGATAAAAAAACAGGCTTCCTGAAACAGATCGAACAACTTTTTTCTCCGGATGGCTACTATTCTGAAGGGCCCTATTACCAGCGCTATGCATTACAGCCATTTATGGTTTTTGCGGAAGCGATCAACCGGAATCAACCGGAACTCAAGATTTTTGACTATCGTGGGCAGGTCTTGAAAAAAGCAGTAAATACCGTATTGCAGCTCACCGACTCCAAAGGCTATTTCTTTCCGATCAATGATGCCCTGAAAGAAAAGAACTTTATGACCGAAGAATTGGTTTTTGCAACGAATATCGCTTATGAGAATTATAATGATCCTGCCATACTACCGGTGATTAGCCAACAGAATGAAGTTACCGTTTCCGGAGCAGGATTAAAGGCGGCGGAAGCAATCCAGCAGGCAGGAAAATTGGACTATATTAAAAATCCAATGGTTATTGCAGATGGCCCGGAAGGGAAATCCGGAGGGTTATCTTTATTTCGAATGCCTACAAAAAACAAGGACGAACAGTTAACAGCCGTTTTCAAATATGCCTCACAAGGAATGGGACACGGCCATTTTGATCGTTTGGGTATATTGTTATACAATAATGATAAGGAAATCTTACAGGATTATGGTGCAGCCCGTTTCCTGAATGTAGAATCCAAAAGTGGTGGCCGGTATCTTGATGAGAATAAAACCTGGGCGCAACAATCCGTAGCACACAATACAGTTATTGTAGATGAAGAATCCCATTATAAAGGCGACTGGAAAGCCGCCGAAAAACAAAATCCGGAATTGCAGTTCTCCGATATTTCAAATCCTGAAACCCTGCAAATTACCAGTGCTGTAGAACGGAATGCTTATCCCGGTGTCCTGATGCAGCGCACCGTTGCCATGATCGGGGCAGAAACCCCTTTTATCTTGGATATTTTTACGTTGCGTTCCGATAAAGCTCATCAGTATGATCTGAACTTTATGTACAGCGGGCATATCATGGAAACCGCTTTCAAATACGATCCTGCGGTTGCGACCTTAACGCCTATGGGAAAAACTAATGGCTATGAACATTTATGGAAACTGGCAGAAGGAAGAGCCAATGTCGGTGTTTCAAAATTCACCTGGCTGAACGACAGCCGTTTCTATACCATAAGTACCATGACCGATGCCAATACGAAATTGTTTATGACCCGTCTTGGTGCTGCAGATCCCAATTTCAACCTGCGCAATGAATCCGGTTATATGGTTCGGGTAGGGGACAGGAAGGATTATACTTTTGTAAGTGTAATCGAACCTCATGGCAGTTTTGATCCCAAATTGGAATCAGTACAGGATCCCCATTCCAAGGTAGCCAACATAAGCTTGCTGCAACAGGATGCCAGTTACACCGCAGTTCGGGTGACTTTCACGAATAAAGAAACCTATACTTTGCTTTTTGCCAATGCAGCAACAGCACCCAATACGACACACAAGCTTTCCATCGAAGGTAAAAAATATGAGTGGAAAGGAAATTATACAGTAATAAAAAAGTAA
- a CDS encoding cupin domain-containing protein, whose product MEIRTDAFYVASENPWETVSEGVKRQITGYDVSIMMVKVDFETGGIGPIHQHYHSQTSYVVSGKFEVSINGEKKILQTGDAFYIAPNILHGAVCLEAGMLIDVFSPIREDFI is encoded by the coding sequence ATGGAAATCAGAACAGACGCATTTTACGTAGCCAGCGAAAATCCCTGGGAAACCGTTTCAGAAGGAGTAAAGAGACAAATCACCGGATATGATGTGAGTATCATGATGGTGAAGGTTGATTTTGAAACCGGAGGCATTGGCCCCATCCACCAGCATTATCATTCACAAACGTCCTATGTGGTTTCAGGAAAGTTTGAAGTAAGCATTAATGGCGAAAAGAAAATCCTGCAAACCGGGGATGCTTTTTATATCGCTCCTAATATTCTTCACGGTGCGGTATGTCTGGAAGCAGGAATGCTGATCGACGTATTCAGCCCGATCCGTGAAGATTTTATATAA
- a CDS encoding MFS transporter, producing the protein MKIKGLRWWIITLIGFATIINYIDRSALSIMWPAMGKELGMTDADYALILNMFMIAYAVGQSVSGKLFDKIGTRMGYVIAIFVWSMSSLLHFAVKGIGSLAIVRVTLGISEAGNWPGAVKSNAEWFPLKERAVAQGIFNAGASIGSVIAPPFIAFMYAGFGWKTTFVIIGSMGLLWIIPWLIVNKKLPKDHPWITPEEQLLITEGKVAPTETDDKPGMSMKEILSYKQSWGVIICRFFMEPIWWLFVGWMPLYLQKTYGFDVKQIGLFAWVPYVGAALGSIAGGWYSGSVIARTQSVDKGRKRAIIIAGVIMFLGLLATIFMGDTPLKFVVIVSFVLFGFQFGIGNIQTLPSDLMDKKSVGSLAGLGGSIGVISVIIMNFMIPVITKTSYTPAFILIAVFVPLGVLSVFAFIKKIKPIKE; encoded by the coding sequence ATGAAAATTAAAGGATTACGATGGTGGATTATCACCCTTATCGGTTTTGCCACCATCATTAATTATATCGACCGTTCCGCATTGTCCATCATGTGGCCTGCAATGGGAAAAGAACTTGGGATGACCGATGCGGACTATGCACTGATACTGAATATGTTCATGATTGCCTATGCGGTAGGACAATCGGTATCAGGGAAATTGTTTGATAAAATCGGTACCCGTATGGGATATGTCATTGCCATTTTTGTCTGGTCGATGTCCTCTTTGCTGCACTTTGCTGTAAAAGGAATCGGATCCCTGGCTATTGTTAGGGTTACGCTTGGAATTTCCGAAGCAGGAAACTGGCCCGGGGCGGTAAAGAGCAATGCCGAATGGTTTCCACTAAAAGAAAGAGCAGTAGCCCAAGGGATTTTCAATGCCGGAGCCTCTATTGGATCTGTGATTGCACCGCCATTTATTGCTTTTATGTATGCCGGATTTGGTTGGAAAACCACCTTTGTCATTATTGGTAGCATGGGTTTGCTATGGATTATTCCCTGGCTGATCGTCAATAAGAAATTACCCAAAGACCATCCCTGGATTACTCCGGAAGAACAATTGTTGATCACAGAGGGTAAAGTAGCACCTACTGAAACAGACGATAAGCCCGGTATGTCCATGAAAGAAATACTATCCTATAAACAAAGCTGGGGTGTTATCATCTGCCGCTTTTTTATGGAGCCGATCTGGTGGCTTTTTGTGGGATGGATGCCTTTGTATTTGCAGAAGACCTATGGTTTTGACGTGAAACAAATCGGGTTATTTGCCTGGGTACCTTATGTGGGTGCTGCCTTGGGAAGTATTGCCGGAGGATGGTATTCCGGGAGTGTGATTGCCCGGACACAATCGGTGGATAAAGGACGCAAGCGTGCGATTATAATCGCTGGAGTAATAATGTTCCTGGGATTGCTGGCGACAATTTTTATGGGTGATACGCCACTGAAATTTGTGGTGATTGTATCCTTTGTATTGTTTGGATTCCAGTTTGGAATCGGGAATATACAAACGCTGCCGAGCGACCTGATGGATAAAAAATCAGTCGGTTCCCTTGCGGGACTTGGAGGTTCTATCGGTGTAATCTCGGTGATCATTATGAACTTTATGATCCCGGTCATTACCAAGACATCCTACACACCCGCGTTTATACTGATTGCGGTCTTTGTGCCACTTGGTGTATTATCGGTCTTTGCATTCATCAAAAAAATAAAACCCATTAAAGAATAA
- a CDS encoding SDR family NAD(P)-dependent oxidoreductase — MKLKGKTAVVTGGARDIGREVAIKLAKEGANVVVNFYLSKEDGDETLKQIEAIGGKAIIVQGDMTKQADIDLLVQETKKAFGAEVHVLVNVAGGLIARKTIEEMDEAFFDTMMDVNLKSVFLVTKAIKPMMKSGASIVNFASQAGRDGGGPGAALYATAKGGVMTYTRGLAKEFGPQGIRVNALCPGMIATAFHDTFTKPEVRVNVANGTPLRREGKASEVADLVAYLASDEASFITGNNIDINGGLAFS, encoded by the coding sequence ATGAAGTTAAAAGGAAAAACAGCGGTAGTAACCGGAGGAGCAAGAGATATAGGAAGAGAAGTAGCTATTAAACTGGCGAAAGAAGGAGCAAACGTAGTAGTGAACTTTTATTTAAGCAAAGAAGACGGTGATGAAACACTGAAGCAAATAGAAGCTATAGGTGGAAAAGCAATTATAGTACAGGGTGATATGACCAAACAGGCAGATATTGACCTTTTGGTACAGGAAACCAAAAAGGCTTTTGGAGCAGAAGTGCATGTATTGGTAAATGTTGCTGGTGGATTGATCGCCCGTAAAACCATTGAGGAAATGGACGAAGCGTTTTTTGACACGATGATGGATGTGAACCTGAAATCAGTATTCCTGGTGACGAAAGCTATTAAGCCGATGATGAAAAGTGGTGCTTCTATTGTTAATTTTGCGTCACAGGCAGGACGTGATGGAGGAGGCCCCGGAGCAGCATTGTATGCTACTGCCAAAGGTGGGGTAATGACCTATACCAGAGGACTGGCAAAAGAATTCGGCCCACAGGGCATTCGTGTCAATGCATTATGCCCGGGTATGATCGCCACCGCTTTTCACGATACTTTTACCAAACCGGAAGTGCGTGTAAATGTCGCCAACGGAACACCATTACGCCGTGAAGGTAAAGCTTCGGAAGTAGCAGACCTGGTTGCCTACCTGGCATCTGACGAAGCTTCATTCATTACTGGAAATAATATTGATATTAACGGAGGCCTGGCATTCAGCTAA
- a CDS encoding sugar kinase, with protein MKKVVTFGEILARLTPPGFKKMSQTNQLEIYYGGTETNVSVSLSVLGCKSVHVSKVSRDFLGKAALSNLKSNGVDTSFVQDGDAPLGLYFVEPGAVVRPGVISYNRNHSAFRSLEPQSIPWEEILTGADWFHWTGITPAHSENNFQALKAALVMAKEMNITVSCDPAYRTGLWQYGRKAVDVLQELVALSDVFIGGAEQFNELLGSDFSLSDADFTKGSIVLKAAFPKLGNIYDKTRTGKNASWHQIEARMWNGEAFFSCEPIEITHIVDRIGTGDAFAAGIIFGELNNYSEQRTLAFANAACAIKHTIEGDANLADFNEINQIAEGNTSGRLIR; from the coding sequence ATGAAAAAAGTAGTCACTTTTGGTGAAATACTCGCAAGACTGACCCCGCCGGGATTTAAAAAAATGTCCCAGACGAATCAGCTTGAAATTTATTATGGGGGGACCGAAACGAATGTTTCGGTTTCCCTTTCCGTGTTGGGATGCAAATCGGTACATGTGAGTAAAGTTTCCCGTGATTTTCTGGGAAAAGCAGCACTTTCCAACTTAAAAAGCAATGGAGTGGATACTTCTTTTGTTCAGGATGGCGATGCACCACTCGGGTTATATTTTGTAGAACCGGGGGCTGTAGTGCGTCCCGGGGTAATTTCATACAACCGCAATCACTCGGCCTTTCGGTCATTGGAGCCACAAAGCATTCCGTGGGAAGAAATCCTGACAGGAGCCGACTGGTTTCACTGGACAGGGATCACTCCGGCACATTCCGAAAATAATTTCCAGGCGCTGAAAGCAGCTTTAGTTATGGCAAAAGAAATGAACATCACCGTTTCCTGTGATCCGGCATACCGGACCGGGCTTTGGCAATATGGCAGGAAAGCTGTAGATGTGCTACAAGAATTAGTTGCTTTATCCGATGTTTTTATTGGAGGTGCAGAACAGTTTAACGAATTGCTGGGAAGTGATTTTTCGCTTTCCGATGCCGATTTTACCAAAGGAAGCATCGTTCTCAAAGCAGCATTTCCTAAATTGGGGAATATTTACGATAAAACCCGAACCGGGAAAAATGCCTCATGGCATCAGATTGAAGCCCGCATGTGGAATGGGGAAGCCTTTTTTTCCTGTGAGCCTATAGAGATTACGCATATCGTAGACCGGATTGGGACGGGTGATGCCTTTGCTGCCGGAATCATATTCGGGGAACTGAATAACTATTCGGAACAGCGAACCCTGGCTTTTGCCAATGCGGCCTGTGCGATAAAACATACCATAGAAGGCGATGCCAATCTGGCCGATTTTAATGAGATAAACCAAATTGCCGAAGGGAATACTTCGGGAAGATTAATACGATAA
- a CDS encoding bifunctional 4-hydroxy-2-oxoglutarate aldolase/2-dehydro-3-deoxy-phosphogluconate aldolase produces the protein MAVFSKLEVLNTINGNGIVPVFYHPDVALCKQVLQAVYDGGIRVFEFTNRGDGAHLVYSELLAFVKSNLPGLILGIGSVVDAGTTALYLQLGANFIVSPIVNAEMAVTCNRRKIPWMPGCGSLTEISYAESLGADIVKIFPAEQVGGVDFIKNIKGPCPWTTIMPTGGVRPEEENLAQWFAAGAHCVGLGSQLFVKDVHGNLDFEAIQHTSRIAVEAFKKHKK, from the coding sequence ATGGCAGTATTTTCAAAATTAGAGGTGTTGAATACCATCAATGGAAACGGAATCGTTCCTGTTTTCTACCATCCCGATGTGGCATTGTGCAAACAAGTCCTGCAGGCGGTATACGATGGTGGGATCCGTGTTTTTGAATTCACCAATCGGGGAGATGGTGCCCATCTGGTCTATAGCGAACTGCTGGCTTTTGTCAAAAGTAACCTTCCGGGGCTTATTCTTGGGATTGGATCGGTTGTGGATGCCGGAACAACAGCGCTTTACCTGCAATTAGGGGCTAATTTTATAGTATCTCCCATTGTAAATGCCGAGATGGCAGTTACCTGCAACCGCCGAAAAATTCCCTGGATGCCGGGTTGTGGTTCCCTGACAGAAATTAGTTATGCGGAGAGCCTGGGGGCTGATATTGTAAAGATTTTCCCGGCGGAACAGGTGGGTGGCGTTGATTTTATAAAAAATATCAAAGGCCCATGCCCGTGGACGACTATCATGCCTACCGGTGGTGTACGTCCCGAAGAAGAAAATTTAGCACAGTGGTTTGCTGCCGGCGCACACTGTGTAGGGCTGGGATCCCAGCTTTTTGTAAAAGATGTCCACGGCAATCTCGATTTTGAAGCCATACAACATACTTCCCGTATAGCAGTGGAAGCCTTTAAGAAGCATAAAAAATAA